Proteins encoded together in one Nocardioides marinisabuli window:
- a CDS encoding mannose-1-phosphate guanylyltransferase, producing MTSHAPIDSFWAVVPAGGAGTRLWPLSRATAPKFLHDLRGSGRTLIQETHDRLGPLAPGRVLVVTGAAHRDAVAGQLDELAPEAILAEPSARDSMAAIGLAAALVERADPDAVMGSFAADHVITDVDGFAGAVRTAVEVARDGWLVTLGVEPTFASSAFGYIRSGDALAEHPGAARVEEFVEKPSVEVARGYLAEGGYRWNAGMFVARPTVLLDLLADSDPGFAADLRALAADGSRMEEIWPRLPRIAVDHAVAEPAAAAGRVATVPAAFDWEDVGDFDSLAALLARDGVPLTVLGEDDVRVVDASGLVVTGGRTVAVVGLDDVVVVDTPDALLVTTRERAQDVKAVVAALKESGRTELT from the coding sequence ATGACGAGCCACGCGCCCATCGACTCCTTCTGGGCCGTGGTGCCCGCCGGCGGCGCAGGCACGCGCCTGTGGCCGCTGAGCCGGGCCACGGCGCCCAAGTTCCTGCACGACCTGCGCGGCAGCGGGCGCACCCTGATCCAGGAGACCCACGACCGGCTGGGCCCGCTCGCCCCGGGCCGGGTGCTGGTCGTCACCGGCGCCGCGCACCGCGACGCGGTCGCCGGCCAGCTCGACGAGCTGGCCCCCGAGGCGATCCTGGCCGAGCCGTCGGCCCGCGACTCGATGGCCGCCATCGGCCTCGCGGCCGCGCTCGTCGAGCGGGCCGACCCCGACGCGGTGATGGGCTCCTTCGCCGCCGACCACGTCATCACCGACGTCGACGGCTTCGCCGGCGCCGTGCGCACCGCCGTCGAGGTCGCGCGCGACGGCTGGCTGGTCACGCTGGGCGTCGAGCCGACCTTCGCCTCCTCGGCCTTCGGCTACATCCGCTCCGGCGACGCGCTCGCCGAGCACCCCGGCGCCGCGAGGGTCGAGGAGTTCGTCGAGAAGCCGTCGGTGGAGGTGGCCCGGGGCTACCTCGCCGAGGGCGGCTACCGCTGGAACGCGGGCATGTTCGTGGCCCGGCCCACGGTGCTGCTGGACCTGCTGGCCGACAGCGACCCCGGCTTCGCCGCCGACCTGCGTGCGCTCGCCGCCGACGGCTCTCGGATGGAGGAGATCTGGCCGCGGCTGCCGCGCATCGCGGTCGACCACGCGGTCGCCGAGCCGGCCGCCGCGGCCGGCCGGGTCGCGACCGTGCCGGCCGCCTTCGACTGGGAGGACGTGGGCGACTTCGACTCCCTGGCCGCGCTGCTGGCCCGCGACGGCGTCCCGCTGACCGTGCTCGGCGAGGACGACGTGCGCGTCGTCGACGCCAGCGGCCTGGTCGTGACCGGAGGTCGGACCGTGGCCGTGGTCGGCCTCGACGACGTCGTGGTCGTCGACACCCCCGACGCCCTCCTGGTGACCACGCGCGAGCGCGCCCAGGACGTCAAGGCCGTCGTCGCCGCCCTCAAGGAGAGCGGCCGCACCGAGCTCACCTGA
- a CDS encoding TIGR03089 family protein → MTTFSDLLRRELARDPGRPLVTFYDHASGERTELSVTTYANWVAKAASLLVEEHDLERGDALCVDLPAHWLGPVLLGAAWSAGLVVVGPEEAGTADAVVCGPATLPAHAARADDVPVLACALLPMGVRFAEPLPEGVHDVGVEIWGQPDAFTAWDPPAADDPALRGPGLDLTQAELWSAAAAGTLVTDGGRLLSAANPASPPEIATFTEPLARGGSLVLVAHPDPARLESTSADERVTDRDQSTRS, encoded by the coding sequence GTGACGACCTTCTCCGACCTGCTGCGCCGCGAGCTGGCCCGCGACCCGGGCCGCCCGCTGGTGACCTTCTACGACCACGCCTCGGGCGAGCGCACCGAGCTCTCGGTGACGACGTACGCCAACTGGGTGGCCAAGGCCGCCTCCCTGCTGGTCGAGGAGCACGACCTCGAGCGCGGCGACGCGCTGTGCGTCGACCTGCCCGCCCACTGGCTGGGCCCGGTGCTGCTCGGGGCCGCGTGGAGCGCGGGGCTCGTGGTGGTGGGTCCCGAGGAGGCGGGCACCGCCGACGCCGTGGTCTGCGGGCCCGCGACTCTGCCGGCGCACGCCGCGCGAGCCGACGACGTCCCGGTGCTGGCCTGTGCTCTGCTGCCGATGGGGGTCCGCTTCGCCGAGCCGCTGCCCGAGGGCGTCCACGACGTCGGCGTGGAGATCTGGGGCCAGCCCGACGCGTTCACTGCGTGGGACCCGCCGGCGGCGGACGACCCGGCCCTGCGCGGCCCGGGGCTGGACCTGACCCAGGCGGAGCTGTGGAGCGCGGCCGCCGCCGGGACTCTCGTCACCGACGGCGGCCGTCTCCTCTCGGCGGCGAACCCGGCTTCCCCACCGGAGATCGCCACCTTCACCGAGCCGCTCGCACGCGGCGGCTCGCTGGTCCTGGTCGCGCACCCTGACCCGGCGCGACTCGAGTCGACCTCGGCCGACGAGCGCGTCACGGACAGGGATCAGTCCACCAGGTCGTAG
- a CDS encoding FG-GAP-like repeat-containing protein, protein MPPSRSRFVSGCQQLLVLGATVAVLAPAASVITLEVVQQPGAATAPGYDGALAAYVRSAQKTATVPTGPVEAVVEEHVLTAPGGEATTSARALAQERATVLTSRPEPVTGYGAVGVTWEPGADLDEDDIAFEVRTRTDGVWSEWAELEYHDEHAPDPTTEEGASARPGTEPMMVGEVDDVQVRSTERAGALPGDMRMAVIDPGTPEATAQERAALDTATLDGADGTGSVTALEVPAQAGEDTDVLTLQSAEVTPKPVIYSREQWGADERLRSGSPSYHEVHAGFVHHTVNANDYTKDQVPAMLRSIYAYHTKSRGWSDVGYNYLVDRFGRIWEGRAGGIDRPVVGAHTLGYNEYSFAMSAIGNFEQVRPSEAVVQAYGALFAWKLSLHGVDAASGSQRVGSRSFPAVNGHRDAGSTACPGAYLYQRLGDIRALADAAQADFSGRQLPADLVDTPHPDLLARRASDGRVFVIPTGGLSRVRKPSAVSTGWSGYDSVLLSDDVTGDGLPDALGVTASGAVDVRPGREDGFGETTRTATATEGHDLVTAVGDVDGDGLADLVGRDGDRLEILSSRGDGRFRAASSTTGWAGYDALAGSDLDGDGYADLVARRADGTMLWHRGSASGFGAAQPLAGAGSGSGWDVVSGLGDWNGDGHADLFVRRTGGHGYVLPGRGDGSVGHPLGPIKRLKGRPGLTGGADLSGDGVPDLVFLKGETLMRIVGTGKVETRAPVDTGARIRAVDLLLNVGDWDGDGFGDLVLRKQRNGVLKMRPGDGAGSFGKAVRLGRAMGDVRLLEAVGDVTGDGWPDLMGQPVGGSMMIYPGRGAAALGTPYVAHSAISASRQVGVGLWDRDGAPDSMFRQGDALVAYPGNGPGGLTDAARVDLDLRGYDVVTGIGDANLKTRADLVVRESATGYLWLLEGKASGFKSRRFLADGAGVYDLVD, encoded by the coding sequence ATGCCCCCCAGCAGGTCTCGCTTCGTCTCCGGCTGCCAGCAGCTGCTGGTGCTCGGTGCCACCGTCGCCGTGCTCGCGCCCGCCGCGAGCGTGATTACCCTCGAGGTCGTCCAGCAGCCCGGCGCGGCCACCGCCCCCGGCTACGACGGCGCGCTCGCGGCGTACGTCCGCTCGGCGCAGAAGACCGCGACCGTGCCGACCGGCCCGGTCGAGGCGGTCGTGGAGGAGCACGTGCTGACCGCGCCCGGCGGCGAGGCGACCACCTCGGCGCGGGCGCTGGCGCAGGAGCGGGCCACGGTGCTGACCAGCCGCCCGGAGCCGGTCACCGGCTACGGCGCGGTGGGCGTGACCTGGGAGCCGGGGGCCGACCTCGACGAGGACGACATCGCCTTCGAGGTGCGCACCCGCACCGACGGCGTGTGGAGCGAGTGGGCAGAGCTCGAGTACCACGACGAGCACGCCCCCGACCCCACCACCGAGGAGGGCGCCTCCGCGCGCCCGGGCACCGAGCCGATGATGGTCGGCGAGGTCGACGACGTGCAGGTGCGCAGCACCGAGCGTGCGGGCGCCCTGCCCGGCGACATGCGGATGGCGGTGATCGACCCGGGCACCCCCGAGGCGACCGCGCAGGAGCGCGCCGCGCTCGACACGGCCACGCTCGACGGCGCCGACGGCACCGGCTCCGTGACGGCCCTCGAGGTCCCGGCCCAGGCGGGCGAGGACACCGACGTGCTGACCCTGCAGTCGGCCGAGGTGACGCCGAAGCCGGTGATCTACTCCCGCGAGCAGTGGGGCGCCGACGAGCGGCTGCGCAGCGGCTCGCCGAGCTACCACGAGGTGCACGCGGGCTTCGTGCACCACACGGTCAACGCCAACGACTACACCAAGGACCAGGTGCCCGCGATGCTGCGGAGCATCTACGCGTACCACACGAAGTCGCGGGGCTGGTCCGACGTCGGCTACAACTACCTCGTCGACCGGTTCGGCCGGATCTGGGAGGGCCGCGCGGGCGGCATCGACCGACCGGTGGTGGGCGCACACACCCTCGGCTACAACGAGTACTCCTTCGCGATGTCGGCGATCGGCAACTTCGAGCAGGTGCGCCCCTCCGAGGCGGTGGTGCAGGCCTACGGCGCCCTCTTCGCCTGGAAGCTCTCGCTGCACGGCGTCGACGCCGCCTCGGGCTCGCAGCGGGTCGGCAGCCGCTCCTTCCCGGCGGTCAACGGCCACCGCGACGCCGGCTCGACCGCCTGCCCGGGCGCCTACCTCTACCAGCGGCTCGGTGACATCCGCGCGCTCGCCGACGCGGCCCAGGCCGACTTCAGCGGGCGCCAGCTGCCGGCCGACCTGGTCGACACCCCGCACCCCGACCTGCTGGCGCGCCGGGCCTCCGACGGCCGCGTCTTCGTCATCCCCACCGGCGGCCTCAGCCGGGTCCGCAAGCCCTCGGCGGTCTCGACCGGCTGGTCGGGCTACGACTCGGTGCTGCTCTCCGACGACGTGACGGGCGACGGCCTGCCCGACGCCCTGGGCGTCACCGCCTCCGGCGCCGTCGACGTGCGCCCCGGCCGCGAGGACGGGTTCGGCGAGACCACCCGCACCGCGACCGCCACCGAGGGCCACGACCTGGTCACCGCCGTCGGCGACGTCGACGGCGACGGCCTGGCCGACCTCGTGGGTCGCGACGGCGACCGGCTCGAGATCCTCTCGAGCCGTGGCGACGGACGCTTCCGCGCGGCCTCGTCGACCACCGGCTGGGCCGGCTACGACGCCCTGGCCGGCAGCGACCTCGACGGCGACGGGTACGCCGACCTGGTCGCCCGGCGCGCCGACGGCACCATGCTGTGGCACCGCGGGTCGGCCTCCGGCTTCGGGGCCGCGCAGCCGCTGGCCGGCGCGGGCTCCGGCTCGGGCTGGGACGTCGTCAGCGGGCTCGGCGACTGGAACGGCGACGGGCACGCCGACCTCTTCGTGCGCCGCACCGGTGGCCACGGCTACGTGCTGCCCGGGCGGGGCGACGGCAGCGTCGGGCACCCCCTGGGGCCGATCAAGCGGCTCAAGGGCCGTCCGGGCCTGACCGGCGGCGCCGACCTCAGCGGCGACGGCGTCCCCGACCTGGTGTTCCTCAAGGGCGAGACCCTGATGAGGATCGTCGGGACCGGCAAGGTCGAGACGCGGGCCCCCGTCGACACCGGCGCCCGCATCCGCGCGGTCGACCTGCTGCTCAACGTGGGGGACTGGGACGGCGACGGGTTCGGCGACCTGGTGCTGCGCAAGCAGCGCAACGGCGTGCTCAAGATGCGTCCCGGCGACGGCGCGGGCTCCTTCGGCAAGGCGGTGCGGCTCGGGCGGGCCATGGGCGACGTCCGGCTGCTGGAGGCGGTCGGCGACGTCACCGGAGACGGCTGGCCGGACCTGATGGGCCAGCCGGTCGGCGGCTCGATGATGATCTACCCCGGCCGGGGTGCGGCCGCCCTCGGCACGCCGTACGTCGCGCACAGCGCCATCAGCGCGAGCCGCCAGGTCGGCGTGGGCCTGTGGGACCGCGACGGCGCGCCCGACAGCATGTTCCGCCAGGGCGACGCCCTCGTGGCCTACCCGGGCAACGGGCCCGGCGGGCTCACCGACGCCGCCCGGGTCGACCTGGACCTGCGGGGCTACGACGTCGTGACCGGGATCGGCGACGCCAACCTCAAGACGCGGGCCGACCTGGTGGTGCGCGAGAGCGCCACCGGCTACCTCTGGCTCCTCGAGGGCAAGGCGTCGGGCTTCAAGTCGCGCCGCTTCCTCGCCGACGGGGCGGGGGTCTACGACCTGGTGGACTGA
- a CDS encoding ABC transporter ATP-binding protein — MSYSPSTSIVVENATKAFTLRYHRTFKEVSVAKMRGQQISDTFKALDDVSFTVEQGESIGLMGLNGSGKSTLLKLVNGIMKPDSGRVLTRGRIAGLIATGAGFHPQLTGRENVYLNAAVFGMSERETNRKLDEIIEFANIGKHLDSPVGNYSSGMYARLGFAVAINVDCDIFLADEALAVGDKPFKRKCLEKMEEVRDSGTTVFYVSHAAGSVRRMCDRVLVLEDGRLGFDGDVDAGIKYVKYDSDDEDQDDEELGADI; from the coding sequence TTGAGCTACTCACCCTCGACCTCGATCGTGGTGGAGAACGCCACGAAGGCCTTCACGCTGCGCTACCACCGCACCTTCAAGGAGGTGTCGGTCGCCAAGATGCGCGGCCAGCAGATCAGCGACACCTTCAAGGCGCTCGACGACGTCTCCTTCACCGTCGAGCAGGGCGAGTCGATCGGCCTGATGGGGCTCAACGGCTCCGGCAAGTCGACGCTGCTCAAGCTGGTCAACGGCATCATGAAGCCCGACTCCGGCCGGGTCCTGACCCGCGGCCGCATCGCCGGGCTGATCGCGACCGGCGCCGGCTTCCACCCCCAGCTCACCGGGCGCGAGAACGTCTACCTCAACGCCGCCGTCTTCGGGATGAGCGAGCGCGAGACCAACCGCAAGCTCGACGAGATCATCGAGTTCGCCAACATCGGCAAGCACCTCGACTCGCCCGTGGGCAACTACTCCTCGGGCATGTACGCCCGCCTGGGCTTCGCGGTGGCCATCAACGTCGACTGCGACATCTTCCTGGCCGACGAGGCGCTCGCGGTGGGGGACAAGCCCTTCAAGCGCAAGTGCCTGGAGAAGATGGAGGAGGTCCGCGACTCCGGGACCACCGTCTTCTACGTCAGCCACGCCGCCGGCTCCGTGCGACGCATGTGCGACCGCGTGCTGGTGCTCGAGGACGGGCGCCTGGGCTTCGACGGCGACGTCGACGCGGGCATCAAGTACGTCAAGTACGACTCCGACGACGAGGACCAGGACGACGAGGAGCTCGGCGCCGACATCTGA
- a CDS encoding ABC transporter permease, with translation MAESTRPPAGHVVDAPLTSPAATQGLLEVFRHRYLLKLLVRREISARYSGSFLGLIWSYINPLSQFLIYVFIFTLLLGRDRTENFAIHIFTGLIVVHFFTETFNAGTRSIVRNKALIRKMSLPKEMFPVASMLVSLYHVAPQLVILVVACVPYGWTPDVLGMLALLLALGIIMTLGTALALLFSVANVYFRDFASAVGILTNFVRFSVPMIYPFTLVEERFKGFAEYYLYNPLAEAVLLVQRAFWVGTTSDPAATAATELPDHLFTRGLVMLAISALVLVLAQLVFRSLEDKIPERLN, from the coding sequence ATGGCTGAGTCGACCCGCCCGCCGGCGGGCCACGTCGTCGACGCGCCCCTGACCTCGCCGGCCGCCACCCAGGGGCTGCTCGAGGTCTTCCGGCACCGCTACCTGCTCAAGCTGCTGGTCAGGCGCGAGATCAGCGCGCGCTACTCCGGGTCGTTCCTGGGCCTGATCTGGTCCTACATCAACCCGCTGAGCCAGTTCCTGATCTACGTCTTCATCTTCACGCTGCTGCTGGGCCGCGACCGCACCGAGAACTTCGCGATCCACATCTTCACCGGTCTGATCGTCGTGCACTTCTTCACCGAGACCTTCAACGCCGGCACCCGCTCGATCGTGCGCAACAAGGCGCTGATCCGGAAGATGTCGCTGCCCAAGGAGATGTTCCCAGTCGCGTCGATGCTGGTCTCGCTCTACCACGTGGCGCCGCAGCTGGTGATCCTCGTGGTCGCGTGCGTGCCGTACGGCTGGACGCCCGACGTGCTCGGCATGCTGGCGCTGCTGCTGGCCCTGGGCATCATCATGACGCTGGGCACCGCGCTGGCACTGCTCTTCAGCGTCGCCAACGTCTACTTCCGCGACTTCGCCAGCGCCGTGGGCATCCTGACCAACTTCGTGCGCTTCAGCGTGCCGATGATCTACCCGTTCACGCTGGTCGAGGAGCGCTTCAAGGGCTTCGCGGAGTACTACCTCTACAACCCGCTCGCCGAGGCGGTGCTGCTGGTCCAGCGCGCCTTCTGGGTGGGCACGACCAGCGACCCGGCGGCCACGGCGGCCACCGAGCTGCCCGACCACCTCTTCACCCGCGGCCTGGTGATGCTCGCGATCTCGGCCCTGGTGCTGGTGCTCGCCCAGCTGGTGTTCCGCTCGCTGGAGGACAAGATCCCGGAGCGGTTGAATTGA
- a CDS encoding glycosyltransferase, with protein MSTTTTRLLQRQVLPVDRDLDVLPLYVDPEPAVLDADKYEVGSNRQARELNVATMRKGVTTGAQLHPDQIVSRTAMSIPSGDRLSFGTYFNAFPASYWRRWSVVDAVTLTLTVTGRGATVIVYKSMARGNSQRVDTATTGGETSGTFTFELSLKPFVDGGWYWYDVVAGDDEVVVESAEWTAEVPEDRAAHGTVDLVITTMNRPDFCAKLLQQVGDDEALRPYLDSVMVMEQGTDKVVDSPEMPAARESLGDLLRIMEQGNLGGSGGYARGQLESVKKGTATYAMMMDDDVVCEPEGIIRAVTFGDLARRPTIVGGHMFNLYSRSRLHSFGEVVQPWRFWWQSAPGVFGDWDFASRNLRSTRWLHQRIDVDFNGWFMCLIPRRVLEDIGLSLPVFIKWDDSEFGLRAKAAGYPTVTFPGAAVWHVPWTDKNDALDWQAYFHVRNRFVAALLHSPYPHGGRMIRESRNHQIAHLVAMQYSTVEIRHQALLDVLEGPRALHRQLPTKLAEVNATRKQFTDAQLQVDPDAFAPVRRSKPPRKGKDDSAVPGRLATLVSAGLQPIRQLKKPRALSRTHPEAEIRAMDAKWYRLARYDSAIVSMNDGTSAALYQRDPEMFRELMTKTVQIHERLKREWPRLVEEYRSELGHITSPEAWEETFRPWTEGRTDADG; from the coding sequence ATGAGCACCACGACCACCCGGCTCCTGCAGCGCCAGGTCCTGCCCGTCGACCGCGACCTCGACGTGCTGCCGCTGTACGTCGACCCCGAGCCGGCCGTGCTCGACGCCGACAAGTACGAGGTCGGCTCCAACCGCCAGGCCCGAGAGCTCAACGTGGCCACGATGCGCAAGGGCGTGACCACCGGCGCCCAGCTGCACCCCGACCAGATCGTCTCGCGCACCGCGATGAGCATCCCGTCGGGCGACCGGCTCTCGTTCGGCACCTACTTCAACGCCTTCCCCGCCAGCTACTGGCGGCGCTGGAGCGTCGTCGACGCGGTGACGCTGACCCTCACCGTCACCGGGCGCGGCGCCACGGTGATCGTCTACAAGTCGATGGCGCGCGGCAACAGCCAGCGCGTCGACACCGCCACCACCGGCGGCGAGACCTCGGGCACCTTCACCTTCGAGCTGTCGCTCAAGCCGTTCGTCGACGGCGGCTGGTACTGGTACGACGTCGTGGCCGGCGACGACGAGGTCGTCGTGGAGTCGGCCGAGTGGACCGCGGAGGTGCCCGAGGACCGGGCCGCCCACGGCACCGTCGACCTGGTCATCACCACGATGAACCGCCCCGACTTCTGCGCCAAGCTGCTCCAGCAGGTCGGTGACGACGAGGCGCTGCGCCCCTACCTCGACTCCGTGATGGTGATGGAGCAGGGCACCGACAAGGTGGTCGACTCCCCGGAGATGCCGGCGGCGCGCGAGTCGCTCGGCGACCTGCTGCGCATCATGGAGCAGGGGAACCTCGGCGGCTCGGGCGGCTACGCCCGCGGCCAGCTCGAGTCGGTCAAGAAGGGCACCGCGACCTACGCGATGATGATGGACGACGACGTCGTCTGCGAGCCCGAGGGCATCATCCGCGCCGTCACCTTCGGCGACCTGGCCCGGCGCCCCACGATCGTGGGCGGGCACATGTTCAACCTCTACTCCCGCAGCCGCCTGCACAGCTTCGGCGAGGTCGTGCAGCCCTGGCGGTTCTGGTGGCAGTCGGCGCCCGGCGTCTTCGGCGACTGGGACTTCGCCTCGCGCAACCTGCGCTCGACCCGTTGGCTGCACCAGCGCATCGACGTCGACTTCAACGGCTGGTTCATGTGCCTGATCCCGCGCCGCGTGCTCGAGGACATCGGGCTCTCGCTGCCGGTCTTCATCAAGTGGGACGACTCGGAGTTCGGCCTGCGCGCCAAGGCGGCCGGCTACCCGACCGTCACCTTCCCCGGTGCGGCCGTGTGGCACGTGCCGTGGACCGACAAGAACGACGCGCTCGACTGGCAGGCCTACTTCCACGTGCGGAACCGGTTCGTCGCGGCGCTGCTGCACTCGCCGTACCCGCACGGCGGGCGGATGATCCGCGAGAGCCGCAACCACCAGATCGCCCACCTGGTCGCGATGCAGTACTCGACCGTCGAGATCCGCCACCAGGCGCTGCTCGACGTGCTCGAGGGCCCGCGGGCGCTGCACCGCCAGCTGCCCACCAAGCTGGCCGAGGTCAACGCGACCCGCAAGCAGTTCACCGACGCCCAGCTGCAGGTCGACCCCGACGCCTTCGCGCCGGTGCGCCGCAGCAAGCCGCCGCGCAAGGGCAAGGACGACTCCGCCGTCCCCGGGCGCCTCGCGACCCTGGTCAGCGCCGGTCTGCAGCCGATCCGGCAGCTGAAGAAGCCGCGCGCGCTCTCGCGCACGCACCCCGAGGCGGAGATCCGCGCGATGGACGCCAAGTGGTACCGCCTCGCGCGCTACGACTCCGCGATCGTGTCGATGAACGACGGCACCTCGGCCGCGCTCTACCAGCGCGACCCCGAGATGTTCCGCGAGCTGATGACCAAGACCGTGCAGATCCACGAGCGCCTCAAGCGCGAGTGGCCGCGGCTGGTCGAGGAGTACCGCTCCGAGCTGGGCCACATCACCTCGCCCGAGGCGTGGGAGGAGACCTTCCGTCCCTGGACCGAGGGTCGGACGGACGCGGATGGCTGA
- the glf gene encoding UDP-galactopyranose mutase yields the protein MPAPHTDPAQATDQSRPDLVVVGSGFFGLTVAERCANELGLKVLVLERRDHLGGNAYSEIDPETGIEVHKYGTHLFHTSNKRVWEYVNRFTDFTGYQHRVFAKYQGQVYSFPMNLGLINQFFGKAHTPDEARALIAEQASEIATEDATNLEEKAISLIGRPLYEAFVKGYTAKQWQTDPKELSADIITRLPVRYTFDNRYFNDTYEGLPVDGYTAWLTRMADHPNIEVRTSTDFFDVAEQYKGVVPIVYTGPVDEYFGNSEGRLSWRTIDLEAETLDVDDFQGTGVVNANDQDVPHTRVLEFKHLHPERTYLPGKTIVVHEYSRFAEEGDEPYYPINTAEDREKLLRYRELAKAEPMVLFGGRLGTYKYLDMHMAIGSALSMFDNKLAPHFRDGETLTSGGVDA from the coding sequence GTGCCAGCACCTCACACTGATCCTGCCCAGGCCACCGACCAGTCGCGCCCCGACCTCGTCGTCGTGGGATCCGGCTTCTTCGGGCTCACCGTCGCGGAGCGCTGCGCGAACGAGCTGGGGCTCAAGGTCCTGGTGCTCGAGCGCCGCGACCACCTCGGTGGCAACGCCTACAGCGAGATCGACCCCGAGACCGGCATCGAGGTGCACAAGTACGGCACCCACCTCTTCCACACCTCCAACAAGAGGGTGTGGGAGTACGTCAACCGGTTCACCGACTTCACCGGCTACCAGCACCGCGTCTTCGCCAAGTACCAGGGGCAGGTCTACTCCTTCCCGATGAACCTGGGCCTGATCAACCAGTTCTTCGGCAAGGCGCACACCCCCGACGAGGCCCGCGCGCTGATCGCCGAGCAGGCCAGCGAGATCGCCACCGAGGACGCCACGAACCTCGAGGAGAAGGCGATCAGCCTCATCGGCCGCCCGCTGTACGAGGCGTTCGTCAAGGGCTACACCGCCAAGCAGTGGCAGACCGACCCGAAGGAGCTCAGCGCCGACATCATCACGCGGCTGCCGGTGCGCTACACCTTCGACAACCGCTACTTCAACGACACCTACGAGGGCCTGCCGGTCGACGGCTACACCGCGTGGCTGACCCGGATGGCCGACCACCCCAACATCGAGGTGCGGACCTCCACCGACTTCTTCGACGTCGCCGAGCAGTACAAGGGCGTCGTGCCGATCGTCTACACCGGCCCCGTCGACGAGTACTTCGGCAACTCCGAGGGTCGCCTGTCGTGGCGCACCATCGACCTGGAGGCCGAGACCCTCGACGTCGACGACTTCCAGGGAACCGGCGTGGTCAACGCCAACGACCAGGACGTGCCGCACACCCGGGTGCTGGAGTTCAAGCACCTGCACCCCGAGCGCACCTACCTGCCCGGCAAGACGATCGTGGTCCACGAGTACTCGCGCTTCGCCGAGGAGGGCGACGAGCCGTACTACCCGATCAACACCGCCGAGGACCGCGAGAAGCTGCTGAGGTACCGCGAGCTGGCCAAGGCCGAGCCGATGGTGCTCTTCGGCGGCCGGCTGGGCACCTACAAGTACCTCGACATGCACATGGCGATCGGCTCGGCGCTGTCGATGTTCGACAACAAGCTCGCGCCGCACTTCCGCGACGGCGAGACCCTGACCAGCGGAGGAGTCGACGCATGA
- a CDS encoding glycosyltransferase family 2 protein, whose amino-acid sequence MSETTGVVVVTFNRADLLERMLEGLGALDPAPELVVVVDNASTDHTPDVLAACTLPGLQVVRTAENLGGAGGFHLGTRTAYDAGVDRIWLMDDDVLPATDCLGVLLAADEDCLMAVREDSHGRLCEKAATRFDLANPLAIKPKTAMVETDWVSRDAMPERVELENVAFEGFMVRRRVLEAVGLPDPTYFIFYDDVDFAVRARRAGFRIWALRDAVLVRQLDFDQQHDLAGWKGFFMYRNLFVVHLRYGENALVRAKPWLIALAVVALSPLRGGRAEAGNVIRAMRAARGMRRLPPSSVD is encoded by the coding sequence ATGAGCGAGACCACCGGCGTCGTCGTCGTCACCTTCAACCGTGCCGACCTGCTCGAGCGGATGCTCGAGGGCCTGGGTGCCCTCGACCCCGCCCCCGAGCTCGTCGTGGTCGTCGACAACGCCAGCACCGACCACACCCCCGACGTGCTGGCCGCCTGCACGCTGCCGGGCCTGCAGGTCGTCCGCACCGCCGAGAACCTCGGTGGAGCAGGAGGCTTCCACCTCGGCACCCGGACGGCGTACGACGCCGGCGTCGACCGGATCTGGCTGATGGACGACGACGTGCTGCCCGCCACCGACTGCCTGGGCGTGCTGCTGGCCGCCGACGAGGACTGCCTGATGGCGGTGCGCGAGGACTCCCACGGGCGGCTGTGCGAGAAGGCCGCCACCCGCTTCGACCTGGCCAACCCGCTGGCGATCAAGCCCAAGACGGCCATGGTCGAGACCGACTGGGTGAGCCGTGACGCGATGCCCGAACGGGTCGAGCTCGAGAACGTCGCCTTCGAGGGCTTCATGGTGCGCCGCCGGGTGCTCGAGGCGGTCGGGCTGCCCGACCCGACGTACTTCATCTTCTACGACGACGTCGACTTCGCGGTGCGTGCCCGGCGGGCCGGCTTCCGGATCTGGGCGCTGCGCGACGCCGTGCTGGTGCGCCAGCTCGACTTCGACCAGCAGCACGACCTGGCGGGCTGGAAGGGCTTCTTCATGTACCGCAACCTCTTCGTGGTGCACCTGCGCTACGGCGAGAACGCGCTGGTGCGGGCCAAGCCGTGGCTGATCGCGCTGGCCGTGGTGGCGCTCAGCCCGCTGCGCGGAGGGCGTGCCGAGGCCGGCAACGTGATCCGGGCCATGCGCGCAGCGCGTGGGATGCGCCGGCTGCCACCTTCGTCCGTAGACTGA